Proteins from a single region of Rhinatrema bivittatum chromosome 13, aRhiBiv1.1, whole genome shotgun sequence:
- the LOC115075187 gene encoding olfactory receptor 5V1-like, which produces MEDLNGTTISEIIVLGFSDLRDFQPELFVIFLIFYLVSLLGNLLITAIIILEPRLHTPMYFFLSNLSALDILCSSSAIPKMLHNLLTKKNTISFSGCMVQLYLFTSFLGTELSLLAVMSYDRYVAICQPMRYPLIMNKRVCACLAAVVWFIGTFNSVLLTALMFRLSFCGPNVIKHFFCEIPPILKLSCSDTSVNDFATLIADLLLGITCFLLTLVSYICIISSIVKIRSNAKKKKAFSTCASHLSVVAVFYGTVIYTYVRPILPHSMDDDKIVSVMYTIVSPLLNPLIYSLRNKEVIQAFTKLWKKVFLQKT; this is translated from the coding sequence ATGGAAGACCTGAATGGGACAACTATTTCAGAAATTATAGTTCTTGGATTCTCTGACTTAAGAGATTTCCAGCCAGAATTGTTTGTTATATTCTTAATCTTCTACCTGGTATCCCTGCTGGGAAATCTACTCATCACTGCTATCATTATCCTGGAGCCCCGGCTTCACACCCCAATGTACTTTTTCCTTAGTAATCTCTCAGCGTTGGACATCCTTTGCTCGTCTTCTGCTATTCCCAAGATGCTGCATAACCTTCTGACAAAGAAGAATACAATCAGCTTCTCCGGATGCATGGTCCAACTCTACCTCTTtacttccttcttgggtactgaACTTTCACTCCTCGCAGTGATGAGCTATGATCGTTATGTGGCAATATGTCAGCCCATGCGTTATCCCCTCATTATGAACAAGAGAgtgtgtgcatgcctggcagCAGTTGTATGGTTCATTGGCACCTTCAATTCAGTACTACTGACTGCCTTAATGTTCAGATTGTCCTTCTGTGGGCCAAATGTTATCAAACATTTCTTCTGTGAAATCCCACCAATACTAAAGCTCTCTTGCTCAGACACCTCTGTCAATGACTTTGCGACTCTAATTGCTGATTTGCTATTAGGAATAACTTGTTTTTTACTGACTCTTGTCTCTTATATTTGTATTATATCTTCTATTGTGAAAATCCGTTCTAATGCAAAGAAGAAGAAAGCTTTCTCCACTTGTGCCTCCCACCTTAGTGTTGTTGCCGTGTTTTATGGTACAGTAATATACACCTACGTGCGACCCATCTTGCCCCACTCAATGGATGATGATAAAATTGTATCTGTGATGTACACAATTGTGTCCCCACTTCTGAACCCTCTTATTTACAGTCTGAGAAACAAAGAAGTGATTCAAGCTTTCACAAAATTATGGAAGAAAGTGTTCCTCCAAAAAACATAA
- the LOC115075256 gene encoding olfactory receptor 13G1-like, producing the protein MEGNNQTMSIKFFLMGFSNHPHLQPLFFAIFFLIFIVALLGNTVITTIIATDSRLHTPMYFFLINLSILDICCTITAIPKILQIILSEDKTISYNGCMAQLCLFTSALSTELLLLTVMAYDRYVAICIPLHYTTIMSKRTCILLAAVVWLLGFMNSMMHTSLMLRLKFCEHNVLNHFFCEIPPLLKVACSDTYINNVVVIMADVVLGMVCFLLTVISYNYIISAILKIRSAEKKMKAFSTCASHLTVVSLYYGGVIYTYVRPAFGNDLEADKVMSAVYAIASPMLNPIIYSLRNKEVINALRKLVGRNVISQKCIFTKIVTFLNIL; encoded by the coding sequence ATGGAAGGAAACaaccagaccatgtccatcaaaTTTTTTCTGATGGGATTCTCCAATCATCCACACCTCCAACCCttattttttgccattttttttcttatcttcatAGTAGCCTTACTAGGGAATACTGTGATCACTACCATTATTGCCACTGACTCTCGCCTTCATACTCCCATGTACTTCTTTCTCATCAACTTGTCCATCTTAGACATCTGTTGCACAATAACTGCTATTCCTAAGATTTTACAGATCATCCTGTCAGAAGATAAAACAATCTCCTACAATGGATGCATGGCTCAGCTCTGTCTCTTCACCTCAGCCTTGAGTACAGAGCTCTTGCTCTTGACAGTGATGGCGTACGATCGCTATGTTGCAATATGCATCCCACTGCATTATACAACCATCATGAGCAAGAGGACTTGTATTCTTCTGGCTGCAGTTGTCTGGCTGCTTGGATTCATGAATTCAATGATGCATACCAGTTTAATGCTAAGATTAAAATTCTGTGAGCACAATGTACTTAATCACTTCTTCTGTGAAATCCCACCACTGTTAAAGGTGGCCTGCTCCGATACTTATATCAATAATGTGGTGGTTATAATGGCAGATGTTGTATTGGGTATGGTTTGCTTCCTTTTAACAGTCATATCTTATAATTATATCATCTCAGCAATATTGAAAATCCGTTCTGCTGAGAAAAAGATGAAGGCCTTTTCTACCTGTGCATCCCACCTCACTGTTGTGTCATTATACTATGGAGGTGTAATATATACCTATGTTCGTCCTGCTTTTGGCAATGACCTGGAGGCAGACAAAGTAATGTCTGCAGTTTATGCTATTGCTTCTCCTATGCTGAATCCTATTATTTACAGTTTAAGAAACAAAGAGGTTATCAATGCACTCAGAAAATTAGTAGGCAGAAATGTAATTTCACAGAAATGTATTTTCACAAAAATagtaacctttttaaatattttatag
- the LOC115075257 gene encoding olfactory receptor 13A1-like translates to MEGKNQTMSIKFYLMGFSNHPHLQPLFFAIFFLIFIVALLGNTVITTIIATDSRLHTPMYFFLINLSILDICCTITAIPKILQIILSEEKSISYPGCMAQLCLFASALSTELLLLTVMAYDRYVAICIPLHYTTIMSKRTCILLAAAVWLLGFMNSMMHTSLMLRLKFCEHNVLNHFFCEIPPLLKVACSDTFINNVVVVMADVVLGMVCFLLTVISYTYIISAILKIRSAEKKMKAFSTCASHLTVVSLYYGGVIYTYVRPAFSNDLEADKVMSAVYAIASPMLNPLIYSLRNKEVINALRKLVGRNVISQK, encoded by the coding sequence ATGGAAGGAAAGAACCAGACAATGTCCATCAAATTTTATCTGATGGGATTCTCCAATCATCCACACCTCCAACCCttattttttgccattttttttcttatcttcatAGTAGCCTTACTAGGGAATACTGTGATCACTACCATTATTGCCACTGACTCTCGCCTTCATACGCCCATGTACTTCTTTCTCATCAACTTGTCCATCTTAGATATCTGTTGCACAATAACTGCTATTCCTAAGATCTTACAGATCATCCTGTCAGAGGAGAAATCTATTTCCTACCCTGGATGCATGGCTCAGCTCTGTCTCTTTGCCTCAGCCTTGAGTACAGAGCTCTTGCTCTTGACAGTGATGGCGTACGATCGCTATGTTGCAATATGCATCCCGCTGCATTATACAACCATCATGAGCAAGAGGACTTGTATTCTTCTGGCTGCAGCTGTCTGGCTGCTTGGATTCATGAATTCAATGATGCACACCAGTTTAATGCTAAGATTAAAATTCTGTGAGCACAATGTTCTTAACCACTTCTTCTGTGAAATCCCACCACTGTTAAAGGTTGCCTGCTCCGACACGTTTATCAATAATGTGGTGGTTGTAATGGCAGATGTTGTATTGGGTATGGTTTGCTTCCTTTTAACAGTCATATCTTACACTTATATCATCTCAGCAATATTGAAAATTCGTTCTGCTGAGAAAAAGATGAAGGCCTTTTCTACCTGTGCATCCCATCTCACTGTTGTGTCATTATACTATGGAGGTGTAATATATACCTATGTTCGTCCTGCTTTTAGCAATGACCTGGAGGCAGACAAAGTAATGTCTGCAGTTTATGCTATTGCATCTCCTATGCTGAACCCTCTTATTTACAGTTTAAGAAACAAAGAGGTAATCAATGCACTCAGAAAATTAGTAGGCAGAAATGTAATTTCACAAAAATag